A window of Elgaria multicarinata webbii isolate HBS135686 ecotype San Diego chromosome 2, rElgMul1.1.pri, whole genome shotgun sequence contains these coding sequences:
- the LOC134392186 gene encoding uncharacterized protein LOC134392186 encodes MLPDEDRDDLCAAIAMLILLLSEYQRLRAQVAARRRQLREQLGRWLLRRSKLRAALCRTRLAMLAAYGDYVRETRRRFWVRPRSKDWWENFVLKEWDDEQWLSHFRMSRGTFFEIVEELRPHLDRRLTVMRRPIPVEKRLAITLWRLATPCVYRTTAEQFGVGCSTAAQIVLEVCFAMEVTLLSRTVKIGNVAEIMHGFGELGFPHCVGAVDGSHIPLQSPIHQASEYINRKDEYSMILQGTCDHKGRFINVEIGWSGKNHDAYVFANSGLCETMDAGVFVPTHPTIRLHGQQIPPLIIADGAYPLREWLMKPYGGALTPQQAHFNRCLRRARLVVEQAFGRLKGRWRSIGVRLELAEENIPSVISACVILHNICETKGHAMLVEAAEHNSVELATLGEPYVNEANRHTREGHKGFNVPASGLCARRSLLQLRRSSTQQRRAVGREAPLLRRPPQSNLPAAHPPHHLVMELLWL; translated from the exons atgctccctgacgaggaccgtgacgatctttgcgcggccatagccatgctgatcttgcttctgtcggagtatcagcgcctccgtgcacaggtggctgccaggcggcggcagttgcgggaacaactggggaggtggctactccgccgcagcaagctgcgggccgccctctgccgaacgaggctagccatgctggccgcgtatggcgactacgtccgcgagacacgccgccgcttctgggtccggccgaggagcaaggactggtgggagaactttgtcctgaaggagtgggacgatgagcaatggctgagccatttccgcatgagcaggggcaccttttttgaaatcgtggaggagttgcggccgcatctggacaggaggttgactgtcatgcgtagacctatcccagtggagaaacgcctagccatcaccctatggaggctggctaccccttgcgtctacaggaccacagcagagcagttcggggtaggctgctctacggcggcacaaatagtcctggaggtgtgctttgccatggaagtgaccctcctatctcgtacagtcaagattgggaacgtggcagag atcatgcatggttttggggagctggggttccctcattgtgtgggcgcggtggatggcagccatattcctctccaatctccgatacaccaagcctcagaatacataaacaggaaggatgagtactccatgattctgcaggggacctgcgaccacaaggggcggttcatcaatgtggaaataggatggagcggcaagaaccatgatgcctatgtctttgccaactcaggcctctgtgagacgatggatgcaggtgtcttcgtgcctacccatccaacaatcagattgcacggccagcagattccacccctcattattgcggatggcgcgtaccctttgcgtgagtggttgatgaaaccctatggtggggcactcactccacagcaagcccacttcaaccgctgtcttaggcgagcacgccttgtggtggagcaggcgttcggccgcctcaaggggaggtggcggagcataggcgtgcgcctggagctggccgaagaaaacatcccttcggtcatcagtgcttgcgtcatcctgcacaacatctgcgaaaccaaggggcacgccatgctcgtggaggcggcggagcacaattctgttgagctggctactctgggcgagccctacgtcaatgaggccaatcggcacacccgggaagggcacaag ggcttcaacgtgcccgcctccgggctgtgtgccaggaggagcctgttgcagctgaggaggagcagcacccagcagaggagggcagtggggagggaggcccccctcctgaggcggcccccccagagcaacctccctgcagcccacccaccgcaccacctg gtgatggagctgctgtggctgTGA